The Mastacembelus armatus chromosome 9, fMasArm1.2, whole genome shotgun sequence genome contains a region encoding:
- the star gene encoding steroidogenic acute regulatory protein, mitochondrial, with amino-acid sequence MLPATFKLCAGISYRHLRSMTGLRKNAMVAIHHELNRMAGPGSNNWINQVRRKSSFLGSPIKEVQGYSEEEMSYVKQGEDALQKAISILSQQDGWTIETVAANGDKVLSKVLPEIGKVFKLEVMLEQRPDNLYKELVGNMEQMGEWNPNVKEVKILQKIGQDTMITHEVSAETPGNVVGPRDFVSVRCAKRRGSTCFLAGMSTKHPKMPEQRGVVRAENGPTCIVLKPCAEDPNKTNFTWLLNIDLKGWIPKTIINKVLSQTQVDFANHLRQRMANNVSMEMAHAC; translated from the exons ATGCTGCCTGCAACCTTCAAACTGTGTGCTGGCATCTCCTACCGGCATCTGAGGAGCATGACAG GTTTGAGAAAGAATGCTATGGTGGCTATTCACCATGAGCTGAACAGAATGGCAGGTCCTGGCTCTAATAACTGGATCAACCAAGTTCGTCGAAAGAGCTCCTTTCTCG GTTCTCCGATTAAAGAGGTGCAGGGGTACAGTGAAGAGGAGATGTCTTATGTGAAGCAAGGTGAAGATGCACTGCAGAAGGCCATCAGCATCCTCAGCCAGCAGGATGGCTGGACCATTGAAACTGTAGCT GCAAATGGAGACAAAGTCCTGAGTAAGGTGTTGCCTGAGATTGGGAAGGTATTTAAGCTGGAAGTGATGCTGGAGCAACGTCCTGACAATCTTTACAAAGAGCTGGTGGGAAATATGGAGCAAATGGGGGAGTGGAATCCTAACGTCAAAGAGGTCAAG ATCCTTCAAAAGATTGGCCAGGACACAATGATTACCCATGAGGTGTCTGCAGAGACGCCAGGCAATGTGGTGGGACCACGAGACTTTGTCAGCGTCCGCTGTGCTAAACGCCGAGGCTCCACTTGCTTCCTGGCTGGAATGTCCACTAAACACCCAAAAATGCCGGAGCAGAGGGGTGTAGTCAG AGCGGAGAATGGGCCTACTTGTATAGTTCTGAAGCCCTGTGCTGAAGATCCCAATAAGACCAATTTTACCTGGTTACTAAATATAGATCTAAAG GGCTGGATCCCAAAGACAATCATAAACAAAGTGCTCTCTCAGACTCAGGTGGACTTTGCCAACCACCTCAGGCAACGGATGGCTAATAACGTTTCTATGGAGATGGCTCATGCCTGCTGA
- the grk5l gene encoding G protein-coupled receptor kinase 5 isoform X1 — translation MELENIVANTVLLKAREGGGGKRKGRSKKWKEILRFPHISQCTELGNSNERDYVSICEKQPIGRLLFRLYCETKPKLQRCIQLLDAMEDYEVTPDEKRKSRGDQIIKTFLSKQSPQRVDIAEDFADQCRENLELSPCKEIFSNCRKAVHDYLSGAPFADYQNSMYFDRFLQWKMLERQPITKDTFRQYRVLGKGGFGEVCACQVRATGKMYACKKLEKKRIKKRKGESMALNEKQILEKVNSRFVVSLAYAYETKDALCLVLTIMNGGDLKFHIYNMGTPGFEKDRVQFYAAQICCGLEHLHRESIVYRDLKPENILLDDNGHIRISDLGLAIKVPEGELIRGRVGTVGYMAPEVINNEKYGMSPDWWGLGCLIYEMTAGRSPFRARKERVKREEVERRVQEEEEEYSEKFTEDTKGICRMLLTKDPKQRLGCQADRATGVKAHSFFKNINFKRLEAGIVEPPFVPDPRAVYCKDVLDIEQFSTVKGVNLDQTDNDFYSKFATGSVSIPWQNEMIETECFRDLNVFGPQGTRPPDLDWNQPPEPPRRSLLDRIFRRHHPEVSSISHSRVQSSSVNSVDSMSNSAP, via the exons gtggaggaggaaagcGGAAAGGCAGGAGCAAAAAATGGAAGGAGATCCTTCGCTTTCCCCATATAAGCCAGTGCACTGAGCTGGGAAACAGCAACG aaaGGGACTATGTCAGCATCTGTGAGAAACAGCCCATTGGACGGCTTCTCTTCCGTCTTTACTGTGAGACCAAACCTAAGCTGCAACGATGCATCCAGCTACTGGATGCTATG gaAGACTATGAGGTGACACCcgatgaaaaaagaaagagcagagggGACCAGATCATCAAGACTTTTCTTTCAAAACAA TCACCTCAGCGTGTAGACATAGCAGAAGACTTTGCAGACCAGTGCAGAGAAAACCTTGAGCTCAGTCCATGTAAGGAGATCTTCAGCAACTGCCGCAA GGCTGTCCACGACTACCTGAGTGGAGCTCCATTTGCAGACTACCAGAACAGCATGTACTTTGACCGATTCCTGCAGTGGAAGATGCTGGAGAG GCAACCAATCACGAAAGACACGTTCAGACAGTACAGAGTGCTAGGGAAGGGAGGGTTCGGAGAG GTGTGTGCCTGCCAGGTCAGAGCAACAGGGAAGATGTACGCCTGCAAGAAGCTGGAGAAGAAGAGGAtaaagaagaggaaaggagagtcCATGGCACTCAACGAGAAGCAGATTTTAGAGAAAGTCAACAGTAGATTTGTT GTGAGCTTAGCATATGCATATGAGACCAAAGACGCTCTGTGTCTGGTGCTGACCATCATGAACGGTGGAGACCTTAAGTTTCACATCTACAATATGGGCACGCCGGGTTTTGAAAAAGACAGAGTCCAGTTTTATGCTGCTCAAATCTGCTGTGGACTTGAGCACCTCCATAGAGAATCTATTGTTTATAG GGATTTGAAACCAGAGAATATCCTATTAGATGACAACG GACACATCCGTATTTCTGACCTGGGGTTGGCCATCAAAGTGCCTGAAGGAGAACTCATAAGAGGCAGAGTGGGGACTGTGGGATATATGG CTCCAGAGGTGATAAACAATGAAAAGTACGGCATGAGTCCCGATTGGTGGGGGCTGGGTTGTCTTATTTACGAGATGACCGCCGGACGGTCGCCCTTCCGCGCCCGCAAAGAACGAGTGAAAcgggaggaggtggagaggagggtgcaggaggaggaggaggaatacAGTGAAAAGTTTACAGAGGACACCAAGGGCATCTGCAGAATG CTGCTGACCAAAGACCCTAAGCAGAGGCTGGGGTGCCAGGCAGACAGAGCAACAGGCGTCAAGGCCCACTCATTCTTCAAAAACATTAACTTCAAGAGGCTAGAGGCTGGAATAGTGGAACCTCCATTTGTGCCTGAT CCTCGGGCAGTGTACTGTAAAGATGTTTTGGACATAGAGCAGTTCTCCACAGTGAAGGGAGTGAATTTGGACCAAACAGACAATGACTTCTACTCCAAATTTGCTACGGGCAGCGTTTCCATCCCATGGCAGAATGag aTGATAGAAACTGAGTGTTTCAGAGATTTGAATGTGTTTGGGCCTCAAGGGACAAGACCTCCAGATCTGGACTGGAATCAGCCACCAGAGCCACCCAGACGCAGCCTGCTGGACAGGATCTTCAGGAGGCAT cACCCAGAAGTGTCATCTATTTCCCACAGCCGTGTGCAGTCTTCCAGTGTAAACTCTGTGGACTCCATGTCCAACTCTGCCCCCTAG
- the grk5l gene encoding G protein-coupled receptor kinase 5 isoform X2 has product MYACKKLEKKRIKKRKGESMALNEKQILEKVNSRFVVSLAYAYETKDALCLVLTIMNGGDLKFHIYNMGTPGFEKDRVQFYAAQICCGLEHLHRESIVYRDLKPENILLDDNGHIRISDLGLAIKVPEGELIRGRVGTVGYMAPEVINNEKYGMSPDWWGLGCLIYEMTAGRSPFRARKERVKREEVERRVQEEEEEYSEKFTEDTKGICRMLLTKDPKQRLGCQADRATGVKAHSFFKNINFKRLEAGIVEPPFVPDPRAVYCKDVLDIEQFSTVKGVNLDQTDNDFYSKFATGSVSIPWQNEMIETECFRDLNVFGPQGTRPPDLDWNQPPEPPRRSLLDRIFRRHHPEVSSISHSRVQSSSVNSVDSMSNSAP; this is encoded by the exons ATGTACGCCTGCAAGAAGCTGGAGAAGAAGAGGAtaaagaagaggaaaggagagtcCATGGCACTCAACGAGAAGCAGATTTTAGAGAAAGTCAACAGTAGATTTGTT GTGAGCTTAGCATATGCATATGAGACCAAAGACGCTCTGTGTCTGGTGCTGACCATCATGAACGGTGGAGACCTTAAGTTTCACATCTACAATATGGGCACGCCGGGTTTTGAAAAAGACAGAGTCCAGTTTTATGCTGCTCAAATCTGCTGTGGACTTGAGCACCTCCATAGAGAATCTATTGTTTATAG GGATTTGAAACCAGAGAATATCCTATTAGATGACAACG GACACATCCGTATTTCTGACCTGGGGTTGGCCATCAAAGTGCCTGAAGGAGAACTCATAAGAGGCAGAGTGGGGACTGTGGGATATATGG CTCCAGAGGTGATAAACAATGAAAAGTACGGCATGAGTCCCGATTGGTGGGGGCTGGGTTGTCTTATTTACGAGATGACCGCCGGACGGTCGCCCTTCCGCGCCCGCAAAGAACGAGTGAAAcgggaggaggtggagaggagggtgcaggaggaggaggaggaatacAGTGAAAAGTTTACAGAGGACACCAAGGGCATCTGCAGAATG CTGCTGACCAAAGACCCTAAGCAGAGGCTGGGGTGCCAGGCAGACAGAGCAACAGGCGTCAAGGCCCACTCATTCTTCAAAAACATTAACTTCAAGAGGCTAGAGGCTGGAATAGTGGAACCTCCATTTGTGCCTGAT CCTCGGGCAGTGTACTGTAAAGATGTTTTGGACATAGAGCAGTTCTCCACAGTGAAGGGAGTGAATTTGGACCAAACAGACAATGACTTCTACTCCAAATTTGCTACGGGCAGCGTTTCCATCCCATGGCAGAATGag aTGATAGAAACTGAGTGTTTCAGAGATTTGAATGTGTTTGGGCCTCAAGGGACAAGACCTCCAGATCTGGACTGGAATCAGCCACCAGAGCCACCCAGACGCAGCCTGCTGGACAGGATCTTCAGGAGGCAT cACCCAGAAGTGTCATCTATTTCCCACAGCCGTGTGCAGTCTTCCAGTGTAAACTCTGTGGACTCCATGTCCAACTCTGCCCCCTAG